A single window of Haemorhous mexicanus isolate bHaeMex1 chromosome 28, bHaeMex1.pri, whole genome shotgun sequence DNA harbors:
- the LOC132339219 gene encoding feather keratin Cos1-1/Cos1-3/Cos2-1-like, with protein sequence MSCYTPCRPCQPCGPTPLANSCNECCVRQCQNSTVVIEPPAVVVTLPGPILSSFPQNTVVGSSTSAAVGNILSSDGVPINSGGFDISSITRRYGGRRGLPC encoded by the coding sequence ATGTCCTGCTACACCCCGTGccggccctgccagccctgtggccccaCTCCACTGGCCAACAGCTGCAATgagtgctgtgtcaggcagtgccagaacTCCACTGTTGTCATTGAGCCACCTGCTGTGgtggtgaccctgcctgggcccatcctgagctccttcccacagaacACTGTGGTGggatcctccacctctgctgctgttggcaacATCCTCAGTTCTGACGGAGTGCCCATCAACTCTGGGGGCTTTGACATCTCCAGCATCACCAGGCGCTACGGTGGAAGGAGGGGCCTCCCCTGCTAA
- the LOC132339174 gene encoding olfactory receptor 6F1-like, producing MKLSWREFKLCVCAHKAPFSGITVVAVRGRRSGGEAVRSYWMERKQGQAVAISLNQGDHGYLGRTVHEKMSFGSFPLANLTDLNTWKDMANGTTVKEFILLGFPGTWQLRVSFVVVFALMYTLTVIGNASIIALVWRSSNLHTPMYFFLCNLSFLEIWYTTGVVPKAIGVMLGTSQTISFSVCIFQLFFLLSLGSTECFLLSVMAYDRYLAICCPLRYSSLMSSVLSVRLALSSWLGGFMAISLLAFLTSRLTFCGPDVINHFLCDIDSCLALSCSDTWPVELATFLISIIVVVASCVVTLVSYMYIISSILRIQSGRGRKKAFSTCSAHLSVVTIWYGSTMFLYVKPSAQNSLDLNKIVNTFNTVVTPLLNPFIYTLRNQEVKLALGRAFQKK from the exons ATGAAGCTGAGCTGGAGAGAGTTTAAactttgtgtgtgtgcacacaaagCTCCCTTTAGTGGAATTACAGTGGTGGCAGTGAGAGGGAGAAGATCGGGAGGGGAAGCTGTCAGATCCTACTGGATGGAGAGGAAACAAGGTCAGGCAGTTGCCATCAGCTTGAA CCAAGGGGACCATGGCTACCTTGGGAGGACGGTGCatgaaaaaatgtcatttgGATCATTTCCACTGGCAAATCTG acAGACCTCAACACTTGGAAGGACATGGCAAATGGGACAACTGTGAAAGAATTCATCCTTCTTGGCTTCCCAGGGACATGGCAACTCCGAGTCTCctttgtggtggtgtttgcacTCATGTACACCCTGACAGTGATAGGTAATGCATCCATCATAGCCCTTGTGTGGAGAAGCAGCAACCTACATACCCCAATGTACTTTTTCCTCTGTAATCTCTCCTTTCTGGAGATCTGGTACACTACAGGTGTTGTTCCCAAAGCCATAGGAGTCATGCTGGGGACTAGCCAGACCATCTCCTTCAGTGTCTGCATCTTCcagttgttttttcttctctctctagGCTCCACTGAGTGTTTTCTCCTGTCTGTCATGGCCTATGACCGCTACTTAGCCATATGCTGCCCCCTGAGGTACAGCTCCCTCATGAGCAGTGTCCTCTCTGTTCGGCTGGCactcagctcctggctgggaggcTTTATGGCCATTTCCCTGCTGGCCTTTCTGACATCCAGGCTGACTTTCTGTGGGCCAGATGTCATCAATCATTTTCTATGTGATATAGATTCCTGCCTTGCCCTCTCCTGCAGTGATACATGGCCTGTGGAGCTGGCAACCTTCCTCATCTCCATAATTGTTGTGGTGGCCTCCTGTGTGGTCACCCTGGTCTCCTATATGTACATTATCTCTTCCATCCTGCGGATCCAGTCAGGCCGTGGCCGGAAAAAGGCCTTTTCCACCTGCTCTGCCCATCTCAGTGTTGTCACCATCTGGTATGGCTCCACCATGTTCCTGTATGTCAAGCCATCAGCCCAGAACTCCCTGGATCTGAACAAAATTGTGAATACCTTTAACACAGTGGTAACTCCTTTGTTGAACCCCTTCATTTACACACTCAGAAACCAAGAGGTCAAGCTCGCTCTGGGACGGGCTTTCCAGAAAAAGTGA
- the LOC132339218 gene encoding feather keratin Cos1-2 → MSCYTRCQPCQPCGPTPLGSSCNEPCVRQCQDSTVFIQPSPVVVTLPGPILSSFPQNTVVGSSTSAAVGNILSSEGVPINSGGFDLSCITNRYGGSRCRPC, encoded by the coding sequence ATGTCCTGCTACAcccggtgccagccctgccagccctgtggccccaccccgctgggcagcagctgcaatgagccctgtgtcaggcagtgccaggactCCACTGTGTTCATCCAGCCCTCGCCCGTGgtggtgaccctgcctgggcccatcctgagctccttcccacagaacACTGTGGTGGGATCCTctacctctgctgctgttggcaacATTCTCAGCTCTGAGGGAGTGCCCATCAACTCTGGGGGCTTTGACCTCTCCTGCATCACCAACCGCTATGGTGGCAGCAGATGCCGTCCCTGCTAA
- the LOC132339217 gene encoding LOW QUALITY PROTEIN: uncharacterized protein LOC132339217 (The sequence of the model RefSeq protein was modified relative to this genomic sequence to represent the inferred CDS: deleted 1 base in 1 codon) produces the protein MRRCRGAGLAAPAALLLVAAVRAQLQQEPFLEILEGTSISIKCSHPNIKTGDFIHFYRQLPGQRPELLALTAKAAKEVRVPIGRMSVSADRRSSALWLAGPRRGDAAVYYCALGARPEQPGLRPGTNRRGRGQQGALPLRPPPSRAAAPQLLPLPRARSTDSAQPRTAPSPPATCAHTVPPHSPASPRSRARLCLTPNCCGLRLCQRLSLSGHG, from the exons ATGCGGCGGTGTCGGGGCGCGGGGTTGGCGGCGCCGGCCGCGCTGCTGCTCG TGGCTGCCGTCAGAGCCCAATTGCAGCaggagccattcctggagatcCTCGAGGGCACCAGCATCAGCATCAAGTGCTCTCACCCCAATATCAAAACTGGCGATTTCATCCACTTCTACCGTCAGCTGCCGGGCCAAAGGCCCGAACTCTTGGCCTTGACTGCTAAAGCAGCCAAGGAGGTGCGAGTCCCTATAGGGCGCATGTCGGTGTCGGCAGATCGGCGTTCGAGCGCGCTGTGGCTCGCTGGGCCCCGGCGCGGGGACGCGGCCGTGTATTACTGCGCGCTGGGGGCC CGGCCAGagcagccggggctgcggccgggCACGAACCGCCGCGGGCggggccagcagggggcgctgccgctccgcccgccgccCTCCCGGGCCGCCGCTCcgcagctccttcctctgccccgAGCCCGCAGCACCGACAGCGCACAGCCCCGCACGGCCCCCAGCCCGCCCGCAACCTGCGCTCACACAGTCCCCCCACACAGCCCGGCCTCCCCTCGCTCCCGAGCCCGACTCTGCCTCACACCGAACTGCTGCGGGCTGCGCCTCTGCCAGCGCCTCTCGCTCTCCGGCCACggctga
- the LOC132339214 gene encoding uncharacterized protein LOC132339214, protein MHLAYLILTVFLGQLLGSTGQDTVTQEDGPVTVKQGQPFHTTCKYHTSYFTALLWYQLRKGQAPQLISYQAGTGLRPSGRITTYLNTTSKSSVLRLEEVELSDTALYLCAVQDTLVQRASSAVQQPRAGRGCVSARLSLGKDPDGTPVLTRICIHTCVRWSDGFDYVHPDTPLGKGFWTTLTHFHPIVQSVRKEKYPLCLPGTLSIHAPALLLLAPRVLSRAQAWLCVAAWGALGAAPFAWTHVKHGFVCGSPLDSTALCVSLIGRECPDHARDSEHCPGPEQQRAAAAQAHKQPESG, encoded by the exons ATGCACCTGGCATATCTCATCCTCACCGTCTTCCTGGGCCAGCTCCTGG GCTCCACGGGGCAGGACACAGTCACCCAGGAAGATGGACCAGTCACGGTGAAGCAGGGACAGCCCTTCCACACCACCTGCAAATACCACACCAGTTATTTTACTGCCTTGCTCTGGTACCAGCTGAGGAAAGGCCAAGCCCCACAGCTGATCTCCTATCAAGCAGGGACTGGCCTCAGGCCCAGTGGCCGAATCACCACATACCTGAACACCACGAGCAAATCCAGTGTCCTGCGGCTGGAGGAAGTGGAGCTCTCTGACACTGCCTTGtacctctgtgctgtgcaagaCACCCTGGTGCAGAGAGCTTCCTCAGCTGTGCAACaacccagggcagggaggggatgtgTCAGTGCAAGGCTGAGCTTGGGGAAGGACCCTGATGGCACCCCCGTGCTCACCAGAATTTGCATCCACACGTGTGTACGATGGTCTGATGGTTTTGATTACGTCCATCCTGACACTCCCCTTGGGAAAGGATTTTGGACTACTTTGACTCATTTCCATCCTATTGTGCAGTctgtaaggaaagaaaaatatccccTGTGCTTGCCTGGGACCTTGTCCATCCacgctccagccctgctgcttttgGCCCCACGTGtcctcagcagagcccaggcctGGTTGTGTGTTGCTGCCTGGggtgcccttggagcagccccGTTTGCATGGACACACGTGAAGCACGGATTTGTCTGTGGCTCCCCACTGGACAGCACggccctgtgtgtgtccctgatCGGGAGGGAATGTCCTGACCATGCCAGGGACAGCGAGCACTGTCCTGGCCCtgaacagcagagagcagcagctgcccaggctcACAAACAGCCTGAGAGCGGCTGA
- the LOC132339216 gene encoding LOW QUALITY PROTEIN: uncharacterized protein LOC132339216 (The sequence of the model RefSeq protein was modified relative to this genomic sequence to represent the inferred CDS: deleted 1 base in 1 codon) yields the protein MRRCRGAGLAALAALLLVAAVRAQLQQEPFLEIVEGTSISIKCSHPNIRTGDFIYFYRQLPGRGPELLAMTAKAAKEVRAPKGRMSVSADRRSSALWLAGPRRGDAAVYYCALGARPEQPGLRPGTNRGGRGQQGALPLRPPPSRAAAPQLLPLPRARPTDSAQPRTAPSPPATCAHTVPPHSPASPRSRARLCLTPNCCGLRLCQRLSLSGHGCCCCSQPALQSTELLLESTRAGS from the exons ATGCGGCGGTGTCGGGGCGCGGGGCTGGCGGCGCTGGCCGCGCTGCTGCTCG TGGCTGCGGTCAGAGCCCAATTGCAGCaggagccattcctggagatcGTCGAGGGCACCAGCATCAGCATCAAGTGCTCACACCCCAATATTCGAACTGGCGATTTCATCTATTTCTACCGTCAGCTGCCGGGCCGAGGCCCCGAACTCTTGGCCATGACAGCTAAAGCAGCCAAGGAGGTGCGAGCCCCTAAAGGACGCATGTCGGTGTCGGCAGATCGGCGTTCGAGCGCGCTGTGGCTCGCTGGGCCCCGGCGCGGGGACGCGGCCGTGTATTACTGCGCGCTGGGGGCC CGGCCAGagcagccggggctgcggccgggCACGAaccgcggcgggcggggccagcagggggcgctgccgctccgcccgccgccCTCCCGGGCCGCCGCTCcgcagctccttcctctgccccgAGCCCGCCCCACCGACAGCGCACAGCCCCGCACGGCCCCCAGCCCGCCCGCAACCTGCGCTCACACAGTCCCCCCACACAGCCCGGCCTCCCCTCGCTCCCGAGCCCGACTCTGCCTCACACCGAACTGCTGCGGGCTGCGCCTCTGCCAGCGCCTCTCGCTCTCCGGCcacggctgctgctgctgctctcagccggctttgcaaagcacagagctgctccttgagagcaccagggctgggagctga
- the LOC132339215 gene encoding uncharacterized protein LOC132339215, which translates to MHLAYLILTVFLGQLLGSTGQDTVTQEDGPVTVKQGQPFYTTCKYHSSYFTALLWYQLRKGQAPQLISYQAGTGPRPSGRITTYLNTTSKSSVLRLEEVELSDTALYLCAVQDTLVQRASSAVQQPRAGRGCVSARLSLGKDPDGTPVLTRICIHTCVQWSDGFDYVHPDTPLGKGFWTTLTHFHPIVQSVRKEKYPLCLPGTLSIHAPALLLLAPRVLSRAQAWLCVAAWGALGAAPFAWTHVKHGFVCGSPLDSTALCVSLIGRECPDHARDSEHCPGPEQQRAAAAQAHKQPESG; encoded by the exons ATGCACCTGGCATATCTCATCCTCACCGTCTTCCTGGGCCAGCTCCTGG GCTCCACGGGGCAGGACACGGTCACCCAGGAAGATGGACCAGTCACGGTGAAGCAGGGACAGCCTTTCTACACCACCTGCAAATACCACAGCAGTTATTTTACTGCCTTGCTCTGGTACCAGCTGAGGAAAGGCCAAGCCCCACAGCTGATCTCCTATCAAGCAGGGACTGGCCCCAGGCCCAGTGGCCGAATCACCACATACCTGAACACCACGAGCAAATCCAGTGTCCTGCGGCTGGAGGAAGTGGAGCTCTCTGACACTGCCTTGtacctctgtgctgtgcaagaCACCCTGGTGCAGAGAGCTTCCTCAGCTGTGCAACaacccagggcagggaggggatgtgTCAGTGCAAGGCTGAGCTTGGGGAAGGACCCTGATGGCACCCCAGTGCTCACCAGAATTTGCATCCACACGTGTGTACAATGGTCTGATGGTTTTGATTACGTCCATCCTGACACTCCCCTTGGGAAAGGATTTTGGACTACTTTGACTCATTTCCATCCTATTGTGCAGTctgtaaggaaagaaaaatatccccTGTGCTTGCCTGGGACCTTGTCCATCCacgctccagccctgctgcttttgGCCCCACGTGtcctcagcagagcccaggcctGGTTGTGTGTTGCTGCCTGGggtgcccttggagcagccccGTTTGCATGGACACACGTGAAGCACGGATTTGTCTGTGGCTCCCCACTGGACAGCACggccctgtgtgtgtccctgatCGGGAGGGAATGTCCTGACCATGCCAGGGACAGCGAGCACTGTCCTGGCCCtgaacagcagagagcagcagctgcccaggctcACAAACAGCCTGAGAGCGGCTGA
- the LOC132339062 gene encoding LOW QUALITY PROTEIN: uncharacterized protein LOC132339062 (The sequence of the model RefSeq protein was modified relative to this genomic sequence to represent the inferred CDS: deleted 1 base in 1 codon): MRRCRGAGLAALAALLLVAAVRAQLQQEPFLEIVEGTSISIKCSHPNIRTGDFIYFYRQLPGRGPELLAMTAKAAKEVRAPKGRMTVSADRRSSALWLAGPRRGDAAVYYCALGARPEQPGLRPGTNRGGRGQQGALPLRPPPSRAAAPQLLPLPRARSTDSAQPRTAPSPPATCAHTVPPHSPASPRSRARLCLTPNCCGLRLCQRLSLSGHAELAVAAAEERTALRAAREQPLAITQAPRARDAHNANG; this comes from the exons ATGCGGCGGTGTCGGGGCGCGGGGCTGGCGGCGCTGGCCGCGCTGCTGCTCG TGGCTGCGGTCAGAGCCCAATTGCAGCaggagccattcctggagatcGTCGAGGGCACCAGCATCAGCATCAAGTGCTCACACCCCAATATTCGAACTGGCGATTTCATCTATTTCTACCGTCAGCTGCCGGGCCGAGGCCCCGAACTCTTGGCCATGACAGCTAAAGCAGCCAAGGAGGTGCGAGCCCCTAAAGGGCGCATGACGGTGTCGGCAGATCGGCGTTCGAGCGCGCTGTGGCTCGCTGGGCCCCGGCGCGGGGACGCGGCCGTGTATTACTGCGCGCTGGGGGCC CGGCCAGagcagccggggctgcggccgggCACGAaccgcggcgggcggggccagcagggggcgctgccgctccgcccgccgccCTCCCGGGCCGCCGCTCcgcagctccttcctctgccccgAGCCCGCAGCACCGACAGCGCACAGCCCCGCACGGCCCCCAGCCCGCCCGCAACCTGCGCTCACACAGTCCCCCCACACAGCCCGGCCTCCCCTCGCTCCCGAGCCCGACTCTGCCTCACACCGAACTGCTGCGGGCTGCGCCTCTGCCAGCGCCTCTCGCTCTCCGGCcacg cagagctggccgTTGCAGCTGCGGAGGAGAGGACTGCACTGCGAGCTGCGCGGGAACAGCCCCTTGCCATCACTCAGGCCCCACGGGCACGGGATGCTCACAATGCCAATGGCTGA
- the LOC132339063 gene encoding uncharacterized protein LOC132339063, with product MHLAYLILTVFLGQLLGSTGQDMVTQEDGAVTLKQGQPFHTTCKYHSSYFNALLWYQLRKGQAPQLISYQAGTGPRPSGRITTYLNTTSKSSVLRLEEVELSDTALYLCAVQDTLVQRASSAVQQPRAGRGRVSARLSLGKDPDGTPVLTRICIHTCVQWSDGFDYVHPDTPLGKGFWTTLTHFHPIVQSVRKEKYPLCLPGTLSIHAPALLPLAPHVLSRAQALLCVAAWGSLGAAPFAWTHVKHGFVCGSPLDSTALCVSLIGRECPDHGRDSEHCPGPEQQRAAAAQAHKQPESG from the exons ATGCACCTGGCATATCTCATCCTCACCGTCTTCCTGGGCCAGCTCCTGG GCTCCACGGGGCAGGACATGGTCACCCAGGAAGATGGAGCAGTCACGCTGAAGCAGGGACAGCCCTTCCACACCACCTGCAAATACCACAGCAGTTATTTTAATGCCTTGCTCTGGTACCAGCTGAGGAAAGGCCAAGCCCCACAGCTGATCTCCTATCAAGCAGGGACTGGCCCCAGGCCCAGTGGCCGAATCACCACATACCTGAACACCACGAGCAAATCCAGTGTCCTGCGGCTGGAGGAAGTGGAGCTCTCTGACACTGCCTTGtacctctgtgctgtgcaagaCACCCTGGTGCAGAGAGCTTCCTCAGCTGTGCAACaacccagggcagggaggggacgtGTCAGTGCAAGGCTGAGCTTGGGGAAGGACCCTGATGGCACCCCAGTGCTCACCAGAATTTGCATCCACACGTGTGTACAATGGTCTGATGGTTTTGATTACGTCCATCCTGACACTCCCCTTGGGAAAGGATTTTGGACTACTTTGACTCATTTCCATCCTATTGTGCAGTctgtaaggaaagaaaaatatccccTGTGCTTGCCTGGGACCTTGTCCATCCacgctccagccctgctgcctttggcCCCACATGtcctcagcagagcccaggcctTGTTGTGTGTTGCTGCCTGGGGTTCCCTTGGAGCAGCCCCGTTTGCATGGACACACGTGAAGCACGGATTTGTCTGTGGCTCCCCACTGGACAGCACggccctgtgtgtgtccctgatCGGGAGGGAATgtcctgaccatggcagggacagcgaGCACTGTCCTGGCCCtgaacagcagagagcagcagctgcccaggctcACAAACAGCCTGAGAGCGGCTGA
- the LOC132339064 gene encoding LOW QUALITY PROTEIN: uncharacterized protein LOC132339064 (The sequence of the model RefSeq protein was modified relative to this genomic sequence to represent the inferred CDS: deleted 1 base in 1 codon) — MPKFVPFISLAVAAVRAQLQQEPFLEIVEGTSISIKCSHPNIKTGDFIHFYRHLPGRAPEYLAVTAKASKEVRAPEGRLTVSADRRSSALWLAGPRRGDAAVYYCALGARPEQPGLRPGTNRRGRGQQGALPLRPPPSRAAAPQLLPLPRARPTDSAQPRTAPSPPATCAHTVPPHSPASPRSRARLCLTPNCCGLRLCQRLSLSGHG; from the exons ATGCCAAAG TTTGTTCCTTTTATCTCCCTGGCAGTGGCTGCGGTCAGAGCCCAATTGCAGCaggagccattcctggagatcGTCGAGGGCACCAGCATCAGCATCAAGTGCTCACACCCCAATATCAAAACTGGCGATTTCATCCACTTCTACCGTCACCTGCCGGGCCGAGCACCCGAATATTTGGCTGTGACTGCTAAAGCGTCCAAGGAGGTGCGAGCTCCTGAAGGGCGTCTGACGGTGTCGGCAGACCGGCGTTCGAGCGCGCTGTGGCTCGCTGGGCCCCGGCGCGGGGACGCGGCCGTGTATTACTGCGCGCTGGGGGCC CGGCCAGagcagccggggctgcggccgggCACGAACCGGCGCGGGCggggccagcagggggcgctgccgctccgcccgccgccCTCCCGGGCCGCCGCTCcgcagctccttcctctgccccgAGCCCGCCCCACCGACAGCGCACAGCCCCGCACGGCCCCCAGCCCGCCCGCAACCTGCGCTCACACAGTCCCCCCACACAGCCCGGCCTCCCCTCGCTCCCGAGCCCGACTCTGCCTCACACCGAACTGCTGCGGGCTGCGCCTCTGCCAGCGCCTCTCGCTCTCCGGCCACggctga
- the LOC132339065 gene encoding uncharacterized protein LOC132339065 encodes MHLAYLILTVFLGQLLGSTGQDTVTQEDGAVTVKQGQPFHTTCKYHSSYFTALLWYQLRKGQAPQLISYQAGTGPRPSGRITTYLNTTSKSSVLRLEEVELSDTALYLCAVQDTLVQRASSAVQQPRAGRGCVSARLSLGKDPDGTPVLTRICIHTCVQWSDGFDYVRPDTPLGKGFWTTLTHFHPIVQSVRKEKYPLCLPGTLSIHAPALLLLAPRVLSRAQAWLCVAAWGALGAAPFAWTHVKHGFVCGSPLDSTALCVSLIGRECPDHARDSEHCPGPEQQRAAAAQAHEQPESG; translated from the exons ATGCACCTGGCATATCTCATCCTCACCGTCTTCCTGGGCCAGCTCCTGG GCTCCACGGGGCAGGACACGGTCACCCAGGAAGATGGAGCAGTCACGGTGAAGCAGGGACAGCCCTTCCACACCACCTGCAAATACCACAGCAGTTATTTTACTGCCTTGCTCTGGTACCAGCTGAGGAAAGGCCAAGCCCCACAGCTGATCTCCTATCAAGCAGGGACTGGCCCCAGGCCCAGTGGCCGAATCACCACATACCTGAACACCACGAGCAAATCCAGTGTCCTGCGGCTGGAGGAAGTGGAGCTCTCTGACACTGCCTTGtacctctgtgctgtgcaagaCACCCTGGTGCAGAGAGCTTCCTCAGCTGTGCAACaacccagggcagggaggggatgtgTCAGTGCAAGGCTGAGCTTGGGGAAGGACCCTGATGGCACCCCAGTGCTCACCAGAATTTGCATCCACACGTGTGTACAATGGTCTGATGGTTTTGATTACGTCCGTCCTGACACTCCCCTTGGGAAAGGATTTTGGACTACTTTGACTCATTTCCATCCTATTGTGCAGTctgtaaggaaagaaaaatatccccTGTGCTTGCCTGGGACCTTGTCCATCCacgctccagccctgctgcttttgGCCCCACGTGtcctcagcagagcccaggcctGGTTGTGTGTTGCTGCCTGGggtgcccttggagcagccccGTTTGCATGGACACACGTGAAGCACGGATTTGTCTGTGGCTCCCCACTGGACAGCACggccctgtgtgtgtccctgatCGGGAGGGAATGTCCTGACCATGCCAGGGACAGCGAGCACTGTCCTGGCCCtgaacagcagagagcagcagctgcccaggctcACGAACAGCCTGAGAGCGGCTGA
- the LOC132338996 gene encoding LOW QUALITY PROTEIN: uncharacterized protein LOC132338996 (The sequence of the model RefSeq protein was modified relative to this genomic sequence to represent the inferred CDS: deleted 1 base in 1 codon), producing the protein MRRCRGAGLAALAALLLVAAVRAQLQQEPFLEILEGTSISIKCSHPNIRTGDFIHFYRHLPGRAPEYLSVTAKASKEVRAPEGRLTVSADRRSSALWLAGPRRGDAAVYYCALGARPEQPGLRPGTNRRGRGQQGALPLRPPPSRAAAPQLLPLPRARPTDSAQPRTAPSPPATCAHTVPPHSPASPRSRARLCLTPNCCGLRLCQRLSLSGHGCCCCSQPALQSTELLLESTRAGS; encoded by the exons ATGCGGCGGTGTCGGGGCGCGGGGCTGGCGGCGCTGGCCGCGCTGCTGCTCG TGGCTGCGGTCAGAGCCCAATTGCAGCaggagccattcctggagatcCTTGAGGGCACCAGCATCAGCATCAAGTGCTCACACCCCAATATTCGAACTGGCGATTTCATCCACTTCTACCGTCACCTGCCGGGCCGAGCACCCGAATATTTGTCCGTGACTGCTAAAGCGTCCAAGGAAGTGCGAGCTCCTGAAGGGCGTCTGACGGTGTCGGCAGATCGGCGTTCGAGCGCGCTGTGGCTCGCTGGGCCCCGGCGCGGGGACGCGGCCGTGTATTACTGCGCGCTGGGGGCC CGGCCAGagcagccggggctgcggccgggCACGAACCGCCGCGGGCggggccagcagggggcgctgccgctccgcccgccgccCTCCCGGGCCGCCGCTCcgcagctccttcccctgccccgaGCCCGCCCCACCGACAGCGCACAGCCCCGCACGGCCCCCAGCCCGCCCGCAACCTGCGCTCACACAGTCCCCCCACACAGCCCGGCCTCCCCTCGCTCCCGAGCCCGACTCTGCCTCACACCGAACTGCTGCGGGCTGCGCCTCTGCCAGCGCCTCTCGCTCTCCGGCcacggctgctgctgctgctctcagccggctttgcaaagcacagagctgctccttgagagcaccagggctgggagctga
- the LOC132338986 gene encoding uncharacterized protein LOC132338986 yields the protein MHLAYLILTVFLGQLLGSTGQDTVTQEDGPVTVKQGQPFHTTCKYHSSYLRALLWYQLRKGQAPQLISYQAGTGPRPSGRITTYLNTTSKSSVLRLEEVELSDTALYLCAVQDTLVQRASSAVQQPRAGRGCVSARLSLGKDPDGTPVLTRICIHTCVQWSDGFDYVHPDTPLGKGFWTTLTHFHPIVQSVRKEKYPLCLPGTLSIHAPALLLLAPRVLSRAQAWLCVAAWGALGAAPFAWTHVKHGFVCGSPLDSTALCVSLIGRECPDHARDTEHCPGPEQQRAAAAQAHKQPGSG from the exons ATGCACCTGGCATATCTCATCCTCACCGTCTTCCTGGGCCAGCTCCTGG GCTCCACGGGGCAGGACACGGTCACCCAGGAAGATGGACCAGTCACGGTGAAGCAGGGACAGCCCTTCCACACCACCTGCAAATACCACAGCAGTTATTTAAGGGCATTGCTCTGGTACCAGCTGAGGAAAGGCCAAGCCCCACAGCTGATCTCCTATCAAGCAGGGACTGGCCCCAGGCCCAGTGGCCGAATCACCACATACCTGAACACCACGAGCAAATCCAGTGTCCTGCGGCTGGAGGAAGTGGAGCTCTCTGACACTGCCTTGtacctctgtgctgtgcaagaCACCCTGGTGCAGAGAGCTTCCTCAGCTGTGCAACaacccagggcagggaggggatgtgTCAGTGCAAGGCTGAGCTTGGGGAAGGACCCTGATGGCACCCCAGTGCTCACCAGAATTTGCATCCACACGTGTGTACAATGGTCTGATGGTTTTGATTACGTCCATCCTGACACTCCCCTTGGGAAAGGATTTTGGACTACTTTGACTCATTTCCATCCTATTGTGCAGTctgtaaggaaagaaaaatatccccTGTGCTTGCCTGGGACCTTGTCCATCCacgctccagccctgctgcttttgGCCCCACGTGtcctcagcagagcccaggcctGGTTGTGTGTTGCTGCCTGGggtgcccttggagcagccccGTTTGCATGGACACACGTGAAGCACGGATTTGTCTGTGGCTCCCCACTGGACAGCACggccctgtgtgtgtccctgatCGGGAGGGAATGTCCTGACCATGCCAGGGACACCGAGCACTGTCCTGGCCCtgaacagcagagagcagcagctgcccaggctcACAAACAGCCTGGGAGCGGCTGA